The segment CTTGATCACTATCATTCTCGGTACCGTGGCCCTGTTTATTGGCGTTATCTCAACAATCCTTACGACCAGAAGCATCACTCACCCAGTCAACAAAGGCGTCTCCTTTGCAGAAAACATGGCAGAGGGTGACTTCACCTCACGGCTGGACGTTGACTCCAAGGACGAAGTCGGGCATCTCGCCCAGGCTCTGAACACGATGGCTGATAGACTGACCGACGTTGTGCAAGGTGTTCAAGGTGCCAGTGCCAGCGTGGCCTCCGGCAGTGAAGAACTCTCCGCCTCATCCGAGGCCTTGTCACAAGGCGCGAGCGAGCAGGCAGCAGCCGTTGAAGAAATTTCAGCGACAATGGAAGAAATGGCTCAGGGTATCCTGCAAAATGCCGACACAGCCAGACAGACGGAAGATATCGCCACAAAAGCTGCAAATGATGCGGAACAAAGCGGTGACGCCGTCACCCAATCCGTACAAGCCATGCGGGACATTGCCGAAAAAATCTCCATTGTGGAGGAAATCGCACGTCAAACCAACCTCCTGGCGCTCAATGCGGCCATCGAGGCCGCTCGGGCAGGAGAACACGGGAAAGGCTTTGCCGTTGTCGCCGCCGAAGTTCGCAAGCTTGCAGAAAGAAGCGGTGGTGCCGCTGCTGAGATCAGTCACCTCTCCACCTCCAGCCTGGATGTTGCCGAACGGGCGGGCACCATGCTCACGGAGCTGGTTCCCGAGATCAAAAGGAATGCAGATCTGGTTCAAGAAATAGCTGCCGCCTGCACGGAACAAAGTGAAGGTGCCCGGCAGGTCAACGAGTCCCTGTCGCAACTCGATCAGACCGTGCAACAGAATGCTTCGGGCTCAGAAGAAATTGCGGCCACTTCCGAAAGCCTGTCCAGCGAAGCCGAAGAAATGAACAAGCACGTTTCCTTCTTCCGCATCAACAGCTCCTCCACCGGAAACTCATCATCTTCGGCCATGATTTCTCGCCACAGGATCGAAGCCAACACATTCGAACATCAATTATCCCACGAGCCTGATGACGATGATGAATTCACAAGATTCTGACCCCCACGGAACCCGTAAACAAGAAGCCGCCGGAGCGAACTCCGGCGGCTTTATTCTTCTCCATCCTTCCCCTACTCCCATGCAGAACAACTCCTGGTTTAAACAACCACTCAAAAGTGGCTGAATGCGAGACGCAAAAACGGTTCATACTCTTGCGTATAACCAATACGCAAGAGTATGAACCGTTTGCAGTAACAAAGCAGACAGCCACTTCTCAGTGGTTTTACGCCCAGCGGATCAGACCCAGACTATGCGAATCCAGCAGGTTGGCATGACTAGGCAGAACCCTCACGTTAAACCCGTAACGCCCCGGAGAACTGGGTTTGAACATGCCACTGAAACGGCGCCAGCCATCGTCTGTTGTGTCCCTTGGTTCCATGGACTTGGTGCGCCGGTCGGTGAACACGCCTTCATGGTCCACGCCGCCGCTGTAAATCTCCACAGTGACGTCTTCGGCTGTCAGTCCGTTCAGATTGACCTCGCAATCGACTTCAATGGCCTCACCCACATGGACCTGGCCTGGCTCACGAGACACCACATTGCGAATCTCCACACCATGCCAGCAAGTCATGATTTCCATGCGCCACTGGGCCAGAGCCTTGGCCTTGGCAAAATTGTCGGCAGCCAGATCATTATAATTCGAATAGGCAGGCCGATACGCCACCTTTGCATACTCCTCCACCATGCGATGACCGTTGAATACCGGACCAAGCTTGAGCAGGGCCTTTTTCATGCGCCTGATCCACGTCCGAGGCAAATTGCCATGCCCACGCTCATAGAACTCTGGGACCAGATCGTTCTCCAATAAATTATATAAAGTTTGGGATTCCACAAAATCCTGATGCTCAAGATCGTCGTAATACTCACCCATCCCGATAGCCCAACCCAGACTGTTATTGGACTCATAGGCTTCAGCCCACCAGCCATCTAGCGTACTACAATGCAAGACACCGTTGGCCATGGCCTTCATGCCCGAGGTTCCACAAGCCTCAAGAGGTACACGCGGGGTATTCAGCCAAACATCACAACCCTGCACCATGTATTCGGCCACATCCATGTCATAGTCAGTCAAAAACACCATCTTGTTGCGACATTTGGGGGTCCGACAAAGCTGGACCAATTCCTGGATCAAGCGCTTTCCTTCATTATCCTTAGGATGCGCCTTTCCTGCAAAAATGAACTGAATGGGCCGCTCGGTTCGTGAAATGAGCTTCAAGAGCCGTGACTTGTCCTGCAGCAAGAGATTTGCCCGTTTGTAGGTGGCAAACCGCCTCGCGAACCCGATGGTCAATGCTCCGGGATCAAGCACATCATCCGCAGCCTCAATCTCCTTGTAGCGGGCTCCGCGTTCCGTCAACTCGGCCCGCAGCCGCATGCGCACAAAGTCAACCAATCGTTCACGTAGCCGTTCGTGCGTGCGCCACAGTTCGGAGTCAGGGATGGCATCCGCATTGCGCCAAACCCGATCGCAATCCGGGTCTTCCCGCCAGTTGGCCCCCAAGAAACGGTCATAAAGCACGGCCATGTCCGCCGCCACCCATGACGGATGGTGCACCCCGTTGGTGATGGCCCCGATGGGCACGTCCTGCAGCGGGAATTGTGGCCAAACGCGTTGCCACATCTTACGCGAGACCTCGCCGTGCAGTTTGCTGACGCCATTGTTGAATCGTGACAACCGAAGCGCCAATACCGTCATGCAGAAAGACTCAGCATCATCACGCGGGTCTTCCCTGCCCAAGGCCAGAAAAACCTTGAAGGCAATGCCCATATCACGGGCATAGCCCTCGAAATAACGCTGCATGAGATCAGGCGGAAAGCGGTCATTACCGGCTGGCACAGGGGTGTGGGTGGTGAACACGCAACTGGATGCCGTAAGCTCACTGGCAGCCTCAAACGAAATGTCACGATCCTGCATGAATCGCCGGATGCGTTCCAGCCCGGCAAAGGCCGAATGGCCCTCATTCATGTGGATGACCGTGGGCGAAAGGCCCAAGACATCAAGAGCCATCATGCCGCCAATACCCAGCAGGACCTCCTGCTTGAGGCGCATTTCCAGATCACCGCCATACAGTCGTGTGGTCAGTTCCCGAACCTCGGGAGGATTCTCAGTGATATTGGTATCCATCAGATACAGATTCACCCGCCCCACTGCGGCTTTCCAGATGCGCACCACCACTTTCTGACCACGGAGATCGAGGAGAAATTTCAGCGGTTCTCCGGCCTCGTTCATGACCTCGGTCAATGGCATCTGTTCGAAATCATAGACAGGGTAGCGCTCATTCTGCCAGGCATCCGGGGTCAGATACTGACGAAAATAGCCCTGAGTATAGCAAAGGCCCACACCAACAAGAGGGAGGTTCAAGTCACTGGCTGACTTCAGATGGTCTCCCGCCAGGATGCCCAAACCACCGGAATAGATGGGCAGGCAGGGGGTAATCCCGAATTCGAAAGAAAAATAGGCAATCACGGGCTGGGAGGTATCACGCCCTTTGAACTCCACTGCGGAGGCCGTACTCCCCAGATAGGCAGACAGGGATTCCACCGTTTCGGTCATCCGATCCAGAAACAGCTCGTCGTTGGACAAGTCCACAAGCATTTCCTGAGGCAGCATATTGATGAAGGCCACCGGATTGCCGCCGCTCTCGCGCCACAGACGTGCATCAATTCGCGAGAACAGATCCACTATCCGGTCGTTCCAGGCGAACCAGAAGTTGTAGGCAAGACTCCACAACGGCTTCAGATTTTTGGGAAGTTTGGGCACCACGCTGTATGTCTGGATCGGTTTCATGCATCCTCCATCCCGAGAGTTTCATGGCCCGGGTGATTTTTGACGCTATTCCGCTCCTTCTCTTGTGCCAACGAGGGAGAAAAAAGGCAAGACGTATACGTTATGAAACCAGATAGTCACAACATGTTGCTTTGACTTCACCGCCAACCTGGAATAATTCTGTTCGTCCGTGACGCAATTCGCGGGATTAACGCTTCATCATCACAACGGAGACTCCCATGACGGCCCCAGCTCCCATCGAAGTCAACTTCAAGATTCTGCACCCGCTGGCAGCCGAAATGCCTCCTGCCTATTCCACAACCGGCAGCGCGGGTTTCGACCTGCGTGCCTGCATCGATCAGGACGAAATCGAGATTCCCGCTGGGGGGCGCCATGCCTTTGGCACTGGAATCGCCATTGATATCCGCGAACCCGGCTGGGCAGCCTTCATCTATTCGCGCAGCGGATTGGGCACCAAAAAGGGGCTCACCGTAAGCCAGGGAGTAGGCGTCATTGACCCCGACTACAGGGGAGAAATCATTGTCTCAATTCTGAACACCTCAGGCCAGCGACGACGAATTCAGCGCGGAGAGCGCATCGCACAGTTGGTGTTCATGCCCTTTCGCCAGGGAAAAATGACCCAGGTGGAAGAATTGTCCGACACCTCCCGCGGCAGTGGGGGCTTCGG is part of the Desulfovibrio ferrophilus genome and harbors:
- a CDS encoding methyl-accepting chemotaxis protein encodes the protein MRFRDLNIGTRLSIGFGLVLTVIALMTTVIYSELSDIQSNSEQIAHESLPFTLAASRMKLATAHVQQWVTDVAATHNTEGLKDADEAAGAFRTDLDKFKSMFQQENAQDELRNLAALSDMFEEFYATGQRMTQAYLNEGLEAGNLIMEEFDTDSAALGGSIDKLLAVQTREAEEMSIGITTDASSATLITIILGTVALFIGVISTILTTRSITHPVNKGVSFAENMAEGDFTSRLDVDSKDEVGHLAQALNTMADRLTDVVQGVQGASASVASGSEELSASSEALSQGASEQAAAVEEISATMEEMAQGILQNADTARQTEDIATKAANDAEQSGDAVTQSVQAMRDIAEKISIVEEIARQTNLLALNAAIEAARAGEHGKGFAVVAAEVRKLAERSGGAAAEISHLSTSSLDVAERAGTMLTELVPEIKRNADLVQEIAAACTEQSEGARQVNESLSQLDQTVQQNASGSEEIAATSESLSSEAEEMNKHVSFFRINSSSTGNSSSSAMISRHRIEANTFEHQLSHEPDDDDEFTRF
- the glgP gene encoding alpha-glucan family phosphorylase encodes the protein MKPIQTYSVVPKLPKNLKPLWSLAYNFWFAWNDRIVDLFSRIDARLWRESGGNPVAFINMLPQEMLVDLSNDELFLDRMTETVESLSAYLGSTASAVEFKGRDTSQPVIAYFSFEFGITPCLPIYSGGLGILAGDHLKSASDLNLPLVGVGLCYTQGYFRQYLTPDAWQNERYPVYDFEQMPLTEVMNEAGEPLKFLLDLRGQKVVVRIWKAAVGRVNLYLMDTNITENPPEVRELTTRLYGGDLEMRLKQEVLLGIGGMMALDVLGLSPTVIHMNEGHSAFAGLERIRRFMQDRDISFEAASELTASSCVFTTHTPVPAGNDRFPPDLMQRYFEGYARDMGIAFKVFLALGREDPRDDAESFCMTVLALRLSRFNNGVSKLHGEVSRKMWQRVWPQFPLQDVPIGAITNGVHHPSWVAADMAVLYDRFLGANWREDPDCDRVWRNADAIPDSELWRTHERLRERLVDFVRMRLRAELTERGARYKEIEAADDVLDPGALTIGFARRFATYKRANLLLQDKSRLLKLISRTERPIQFIFAGKAHPKDNEGKRLIQELVQLCRTPKCRNKMVFLTDYDMDVAEYMVQGCDVWLNTPRVPLEACGTSGMKAMANGVLHCSTLDGWWAEAYESNNSLGWAIGMGEYYDDLEHQDFVESQTLYNLLENDLVPEFYERGHGNLPRTWIRRMKKALLKLGPVFNGHRMVEEYAKVAYRPAYSNYNDLAADNFAKAKALAQWRMEIMTCWHGVEIRNVVSREPGQVHVGEAIEVDCEVNLNGLTAEDVTVEIYSGGVDHEGVFTDRRTKSMEPRDTTDDGWRRFSGMFKPSSPGRYGFNVRVLPSHANLLDSHSLGLIRWA
- the dut gene encoding dUTP diphosphatase — encoded protein: MTAPAPIEVNFKILHPLAAEMPPAYSTTGSAGFDLRACIDQDEIEIPAGGRHAFGTGIAIDIREPGWAAFIYSRSGLGTKKGLTVSQGVGVIDPDYRGEIIVSILNTSGQRRRIQRGERIAQLVFMPFRQGKMTQVEELSDTSRGSGGFGSTGKL